The Camelina sativa cultivar DH55 unplaced genomic scaffold, Cs unpScaffold00549, whole genome shotgun sequence genome includes the window taagattttgcaTCGTAATTATGGTCAACTATTGTAATTAACGTATCACTAAATTATATGTACTTTTGTACAGTCAATATTATTTAAacgtgatttaaatttttttaccaaacaatAGAATATTTACCATGATTGTTTGTCGTTTTTGCTCTTAGAGATCTTCTTTTTTGGTCTATAACATGATTATCTTCATTCTTATCAATAGTTAAATTTGATGGTTTTGACTGCTTGCTAGTTCGAGCTGCCTTTGATCTTGATCTTCTGTTATAAATcctgcaatatatatttttttattagatgaaAGTGTTgcaaatttttgtaatataatatcATAAAAGTTCTTACCAATTTTTAAGTTGCATAGTTGTAACTTGAGGACcctatattttgtaaatttatgttAAACAATGAAAGATTAAAGATAAATATGACGTTAAAGTAGTGGGAGATATATGTAAAgcattatttaaaaatttacttacacattgatttagtttgtctaTCCATGTCTGAAGCGTAGTTAAATCCAACTGTATATGAGGTTCATCTGTCATTGTCTTCTCTATCATAGCTATTTGCTCATCGTTCATAATACCTCGTTTTCTTTTGCTGGGAAGTTTTTCAGGTTTCTCATATTCTGGATTTTGTTTCTCATCGTTCATCGTTCGTAATtaacttttggtttttttctgaATACTTTGTAAACcgtaatatacatatttatagtgATCCACTTTCTTTGCTGCATTGGGTATTCCTTTTTGTTTCTGGAATAGAATATTCGTACGTAGATAAATACACCAACAgctaaatattttgaataattttcttatgtagATAAATACACCAAcagctaaatatatttttaatattaaagtaTCCACCCGAAATCTATAACTTACCACctataaataatttgatatttttgatattttttatattttttaattcaaataaaatctGTAACTTACCACCTATAAATTACCACctataaataatttgataaaattttacacatgtcaaaatctcaaattcaaataaaattttacacatgtcaaaatctcaaattcaaataaaattttacacatgtcaaaatctcaaattcaaataaaattttacacatgtcaaaatctcaaattcaaataaaattttacacatgtcaaaatctcaaattcaaataaaattttacacatgtcaaaatctcaaattcaaataaaattttacacatgtcaaaatctcaaattcaaataaaattttacacatgtcaaaatctcaaattcaaataaaattttacacatgtcaaaatctcaaattcaaataaaattttacacatgtcaaaatctcaaattcaaataaaattttacacatgtcaaaatctcagattaataacttgacacgtgtcaaaatccTGTTAATGACCAACTtccaaaacccaactttatataataagatgttatCTTTATAATATAGCAAGTTAGTATGACATATCAAAAGAtcttacaaaatttttaaagcTACTAGAtaagaccatatatatatatatatcagctaatataaaatgagaaatatataatttatttaatggaatgatttattgattcattACTTATCTTATAATTCCTCTCTTTTGATCTCTTtcccaaaacaaataaatcacatAAAGTTATGAGAACTGGTGTCCCAGCCTTGCTTAGAGAAATCTTCtagtatatgaatatatatacatgtacttTGACAAgaaaatacacacacacaaaaaaaaaacatatcttgaTTACTATCTAACTGGAAATAATTTGTAATGTCTTCCCAACTTTTGACGCTCCTCATCATCCTATCTGCGGCTGTGATCTACCACATCCCCGTTGTGACTTGTATTGAACCATGGTGTGTGGCGTTGCCTGCAACCACACCAGAGCAGTTAGAAGCAAACATTAAATTTGCTTGCGAGAAAGTCGATTGTTCCCCGATCCAATACGGTGGATATTGTTATTACCCTAATACTTTACTAGACCATGCGTCATTTGTCATGGATATTTACTACCAGAGTCATGGTCGCACTTTTAGTGCTTGTGACTTTAACCATTCCGGCTACCTTATTTATTCCGACCCAAGTCAGGGCACGTGTATCCATTGACTttaataataattctaggtgGCCGGGGCGCTAtgcgctcagcagacgcctagacgACCGTATGGACCGCCTAAACtcacataatattattttactatatatttgtaatacttatatttaaatatttaagttctatattcatatacatatttataagcGTTCATATGTTactaaactaaattaaataaatacatttttctaatttttatttatgatttatgatttattatttttctaacatatatttttacatgatttatataaaatatcatatatattatgttttatgcTGTAAACACCTAAACCGTCTTAAAACGCCTAAACTCTGATTAGACATTCTAAATGCTAGGCGTTGGATCACCGCCTACATACCgtctagcgctttcttgaacactaaTAATAAAGGAACCTttcataaaacttataaattatgttTGCATCCCTAAGATAAAATTAATGTAATGGTTGTATTAAATTAAATCTTCAGAAGTTTCAATGTTCTTAGCGCTCacatatatcttaattatataaCTAAGTGGAGAATTCTCTTAATCATATGTTTTAAGAAGTTGACACATAGACACTctttattttgagttttgacatgtgtcatcttttaaacttaaatcttataattattatttttatttaatttcagttaAATTCAAAAGAATCAAACCTAAATACACTATTGTGCATCTTTTATAGATGGgggacattttcaaaaataacccTTTACCtatgtcatttaaaaaaatacagtttcattttgtccattttcaaaaataccccttttcaatgtataaaatgactaaattatatACCCTAAACTTCAAATACTAAATCCTATCCTATCAAAaatataccctaaatgtaaaatagagaatccaaacctataaaaaaaattctaaaaattaatttaacatattgtaattgagtaaaagagggcaaaaatgaaaatgttaaaaaagggtatttttgaaaaggggtatctCAAAAATGGTATTTGTAACAGATTTTCTTTATagatttaactatatatttatattaaaaatgtatatgaattatattatcccatcattttgtttatgtttatcatttattttaataactaaagatcaaattaaaatattttaaaataattgcaTATTATAATGTAAATGAAAGGGTTCTTATCAAACTACACATGTCctattgataatatttttttataataaagtaaagaaCCCTCTCTAATCACATACTCTAAGACCATGTGCAACGGCGTGCACTTCAGCCGTccctcattttttttgttttaaaataaatcaaaaaaggCTTAATTCAGAAGAAACGTCTCTTAATTTGGGACGTTTTTCGTTTGCCCACTTGGACGCGTGGTAACGTCTGATGGTAACGTCTGATTGGTTGAAGATTTTTTCTATGGTTAAAACAAAAGGAATTTGTCTTGACAAATTTCCagacttctcttttctatctCGATGGCGACGGTTCTGTGTCCCCAGAAAAGCTTGAAGCTGCAAAAGAAATCTGATGGGGAAGAGAAAAGAGCGTCGTTTTGCCGCCATGAATAGCACCGGCCGTCGTGTTAAGCTTGATCTCTTTGCGGAACTCTCTGGTATGCTTCTTCGATTCTCTTTCTGCTCTTTTTTGTTCGATGAAATCTATTAGATTGATTTATTTGTGGATTCGATCTTGTTTCTTAATTGGAGAAAGCTAGTTAATGCATGACTAGTCCGTGAAGCTGATAAAGATTTTATAGTAGGAATTTTCGGATTTGAGTTTCTCGGCCTTTTtttagtatatgttttttttgatatttttgtaggAGATTTAGGTGGCTCAGATTTGTGTTCCAAAACacttgttatgttttgtttgtcctCTATAATTCTTCTGAGAATAGAGTGGACATCGTGTGACATCTCAAGTTCCCAAGACACAATGATTTTTTGAATTAGTTGCTCTCTTTTGCAGCTTCAAGCTTTTCTGGGGACTTTCTTCTGGACTTAGCTCCCTAGCGTCTTCTGGACACAGTGGTTTGTATGTCTCTGTCCGTAGCCAATAAAAAAGAGCAGGTAATAACAACTAACGTATATATAACGGAGTACCGATGTGTGATGATGTCTTTGTTAGTCTTGATGTGTTTTATCTGTATACCAGGTTGATGGATTAATTCAAGAAGGATCCAAAGATACAAATACTGAATCAGGTGCAGACACCACTATGCAGATGGCTAACCAACAACAGACAGGGGAGGATTCTTCTGCACTTGATTTTAGAGCTGAAGGAGAAAGTGGTTTTGACACAGTGACTAACTCAACAATCTTGGATGGATTAAACAAGCAGACAGTGGTGGTCAATCTCGTGGAACCATACCTAAGACTGGGACTTGTGGTGGTCAGCTCAGTACGACGGTAATTatcttttttgcttctttgttttctttgattactGTGGGTTTAGTAATAATTTGGTTTAGTGTTTTGGTAATCATTGAGAATGTTGACTTGGTTCACTGTTGAATGTGATACAATCAATGTTTGTTACAGTTGACTGTTCTGCTTGTAACATTCGTACATTTGATGGTCTAGGCAAAAGGTTTTGTGTTGAGAACTCAGTCAATTAAGTGTAGTTTTAGATTCTTGAGCAGGGGAaagatacaaaagaagaaatgtCTTGATGTTGTTTGCTATTCTCTGCAGTTTTGTTAGTTTCATCATgttcaacaaaagaagaaatgtCTTGATGTCTTGATGCTGTTTGCTATTCTCTACAAAAGATATGTATGATCTATCTATGTGTCATAAGATTGAATACTGCTTTTACCATGAGTTTcaaatgtgtgtgttttattttacaGAGGCATCACTATCTGGCGTTGAGCCACTTATGCAAAAGATTCAGGGTGAGATTCGACGGGTTGATGCTAGCATTCTCTCTGCTGTTAAATTGTTAAAATCATCTCAGACAATATCCTATATGCCAAATCTGTTAAATTGATGGGCAACCGGATTAATGCTGCTAAGCTTGACTTCTCTGAGGTAAGTTTCATATTGTATACTGTGTAAATAGAACTCCATTAACCAAAGTTATATCCATGGGATCAGAAGTCAGTGACCTTGACTTGCTGCACATCCGGGAACTCTGTGACCAGGTTCTTTCTCTGTCTGAGTACAGAGCTCAGCTATACGATTACCTGAAGAGCAGAATGAACATTGTTGCTCCCAATCTGACTGCCCTGGTTGGAGAACTAGTTGGTGCTCGTCTATCTCATAGAACTAGTTGGTGCTCCCAATCTGTTTTTAATGTcttatttgtatgtttttattttcctaactttttgtaattttgtaattttttaatgttttcaatgttaatgttataacaatgttaatgttaattttatgttaatttgtatgttaatgttataacaatgttaatgttaatttttgtaacttttaaaatattattattttatttgggggaccaaatacaaatagacaccaatgctcatactaaaaataagaaaccctcaaaatattagtattaaatgtGGGGGACCAAAAAAAGTCCCACACCAATGTGGATGCTCTAAGAAGTTGAGACACTCTTCCTTTTGACATGTCATTTTTAAAGTACTctaccagatggtgtcgatcgacactgacaacctggtgtcgaccgacaccctgtcTGACACTCCTGAAAACCCTACCGCAGCCCCTGCTTCTTCAGGTGGAACTCCGGGTTGAGGAGTTACTCGGAATGCTGCCAAGATATCAGTATCCTTGGTTTCATATTCAGGAGTATAATAAGTCAATTTATACTCTTTAACACCAGCTTTGAATCCAACACTTGCTTTAGTCTCTGTTTGTGGTGACATAAGTCCCTCCCTACAAGTCATGAATTTNaccgtcctcgcgttggtgtcgaccgacacccccaactggtgtcgaccgacaccgatgccgaacagcgatttccttcgatcaaaaactccaAATCTCGCCTCTAATCCGCTCcatgcactcccagaagccaaacccagccaaagcagcgacgaaataccatagagaactcaaagaaacaaccacataagcaccaaatcacataaaatctagagatcttagcttagataagccatggtcatgcactcacctctttgcaggaagattcctACCAAAAGCAACGAATCCAatcctcctagcaagcttctagatccttcctagcttccaatctctcaagaacNggaccgtcacaaagaccatctgtcccaaaaccgttacaaagacactctggctaaacagcctgccacaaaggccatgcaattggctaaacagcccagcacaaaggccacacaattggctaaacagcccgccacaaaggccacacNCCCCTAAACCAAActggtccaaatcgataataaAATCGAACCGGTCAAACCAGAAACACagtggtgtcgatcaacacccacGCCCAAAACGCACAATTCGGTTCGCGGGtattacaattctcccccaccaatctagattcgtccttgaatctcaaacaaccatcagccaaggatcccgtgcaaccgtctccacggccagcactcctccgaccgatctaaagaaggtcacctctaggcgatagactcacactccaggcgtcatttgctctcgacttttggactttcctttactcataggcctaaaccttaagtttttattggctcctcatcagacctaagtctgcatgccataatgttggctcctcatcgggcctaaacccgcatgccataatatataaggaaaatccaaactcgtctctcgggttgccaccctacaacgcgcccccggatcgtcatccgaagtcgatataccaaccatattcccaagccacaaagtctctgaatatggtagtactaggagaacctaagtcctccaagagtcgcgagcaaacgattctgaacacgtctgagtcctatccctatccaggtttccttcccgtggctcNNNNNNNNNNNNNNNNNNNNNNNNNNNNNNNNNNNNNNNNNNNNNNNNNNNNNNNNNNNNNNNNNNNNNNNNNNNNNNNNNNNNNNNNNNNNNNNNNNNNNNNNNNNNNNNNNNNNNNNNNNNNNNNNNNNNNNNNNNNNNNNNNNNNNNNNNNNNNNNNNNNNNNNNNNNNNNNNNNNNNNNNNNNNNNNNNNNNNNNNNNNNNNNNNNNNNNNNNNNNNNNNNNNNNNNNNNNNNNNNNNNNNNNNNNNNNNNNNNNNNNNNNNNNNNNNNNNNNNNNNNNNNNNNNNNNNNNNNNNNNNNNNNNNNNNNNNNNNNNNNNNNNNNNNNNNNNNNNNNNNNNNNNNNNNNNNNNNNNNNNNNNNNNNNNNNNNNNNNNNNNNNNNNNNNNNNNNNNNNNNNNNNNNNNNNNNNNNNNNNNNNNNNNNNNNNNNNNNNNNNNNNNNNNNNNNNNNNNNNNNNNNNNNNNNNNNNNNNNNNNNNNNNNNNNNNNNNNNNNNNNNNNNNNNNNNNNNNNNNNNNNNNNNNNNNNNNNNNNNNNNNNNNNNNNNNNNNNNNNNNNNNNNNNNNNNNNNNNNNNNNNNNNNNNNNNNNNNNNNNNNNNNNNNNNNNNNNNNNNNNNNNNNNNNNNNNNNNNNNNNNNNNNNNNNNNNNNNNNNNNNNNNNNNNNNNNNNNNNNNNNNNNNNNNNNNNNNNNNNNNNNNNNNNNNNNNNNNNNNNNNNNNNNNNNNNNNNNNNNNNNNNNNNNNNNNNNNNNNNNNNNNNNNNNNNNNNNNNNNNNNNNNNNNNNNNNNNNNNNNNNNNNNNNNNNNNNNNNNNNNNNNNNNNNNNNNNNNNNNNNNNNNNNNNNNNNNNNNNNNNNNNNNNNNNNNNNNNNNNNNNNNNNNNNNNNNNNNNNNNNNNNNNNNNNNNNNNNNNNNNNNNNNNNNNNNNNNNNNNNNNNNNNNNNNNNNNNNNNNNNNNNNNNNNNNNNNNNNNNNNNNNNNNNNNNNNNNNNNNNNNNNNNNNNNNNNNNNNNNNNNNNNNNNNNNNNNNNNNNNNNNNNNNNNNNNNNNNNNNNNNNNNNNNNNNNNNNNNNNNNNNNNNNNNNNNNNNNNNNNNNNNNNNNNNNNNNNNNNNNNNNNNNNNNNNNNNNNNNNNNNNNNNNNNNNNNNNNNNNNNNNNNNNNNNNNNNNNNNNNNNNNNNNNNNNNNNNNNNNNNNNNNNNNNNNNNNNNNNNNNNNNNNNNNNNNNNNNNAAGGCTCTctaccgctaaaatggacaaattctaactcccgtaaaactttccatatttagcacattccatttttggaaacttccacttttggaaacttctatttcaggaaacttccTCCAAACCCCGCCTCAcagaaactttgtaccccgagcaccacctcatcttgttactgagtcgcacaaccaaccaccccaagcgaccgagtaaccaagatagatgggctggaatactccattcccgctccagccacggattacagatgggaccaggctaaacaagctcaagtcgcggcttgcttttACCACTtgttaaaccttgccttcatcttcgcctcaggctcccaagtctgctcctcaacaccatcacagtcccacaggactctcatcaaaggaatcttcttctgccaaagttccttgatcctcctctcgagaaccctcactgaactcgcctccaatgtcatgttaggctgaagatcctcaggaatcttagccaacacctNNNNNNNNNNNNNNNNNNNNNNNNNNNNNNNNNNNNNNNNNNNNNNNNNNNNNNNNNNNNNNNNNNNNNNNNNNNNNNNNNNNNNNNNNNNNNNNNNNNNNNNNNNNNNNNNNNNNNNNNNNNNNNNNNNNNNNNNNNNNNNNNNNNNNNNNNNNNNNNNNNNNNNNNNNNNNNNNNNNNNNNNNNNNNNNNNNNNNNNNNNNNNNNNNNNNNNNNNNNNNNNNNNNNNNNNNNNNNNNNNNNNNNNNNNNNNNNNNNNNNNNNNNNNNNNNNNNNNNNNNNNNNNNNNNNNNNNNNNNNNNNNNNNNNNNNNNNNNNNNNNNNNNNNNNNNNNNNNNNNNNNNNNNNNNNNNNNNNNNNNNNNNNNNNNNNNNNNNNNNNNNNNNNNNNNNNNNNNNNNNNNNNNNNNNNNNNNNNNNNNNNNNNNNNNNNNNNNNNNNNNNNNNNNNNNNNNNNNNNNNNNNNNNNNNNNNNNNNNNNNNNNNNNNNNNNNNNNNNNNNNNNNNNNNNNNNNNNNNNNNNNNNNNNNNNNNNNNNNNNNNNNNNNNNNNNNNNNNNNNNNNNNNNNNNNNNNNNNNNNNNNNNNNNNNNNNNNNNNNNNNNNNNNNNNNNNNNNNNNNNNNNNNNNNNNNNNNNNNNNNNNNNNNNNNNNNNNNNNNNNNNNNNNNNNNNNNNNNNNNNNNNNNNNNNNNNNNNNNNNNNNNNNNNNNNNNNNNNNNNNNNNNNNNNNNNNNNNNNNNNNNNNNNNNNNNNNNNNNNNNNNNNNNNNNNNNNNNNNNNNNNNNNNNNNNNNNNNNNNNNNNNNNNNNNNNNNNNNNNNNNNNNNNNNNNNNNNNNNNNNNNNNNNNNNNNNNNNNNNNNNNNNNNNNNNNNNNNNNNNNNNNNNNNNNNNNNNNNNNNNNNNNNNNNNNNNNNNNNNNNNNNNNNNNNNNNNNNNNNNNNNNNNNNNNNNNNNNNNNNNNNNNNNNNNNNNNNNNNNNNNNNNNNNNNNNNNNNNNNNNNNNNNNNNNNNNNNNNNNNNNNNNNNNNNNNNNNNNNNNNNNNNNNNNNNNNNNNNNNNNNNNNNNNNNNNNNNNNNNNNNNNNNNNNNNNNNNNNNNNNNNNNNNNNNNNNNNNNNNNNNNNNNNNNNNNNNNNNNNNNNNNNNNNNNNNNNNNNNNNNNNNNNNNNNNNNNNNNNNNNNNNNgaccccgcaacatggccatcttgaggtacactctgtctcctacctgaaactcaagatctctcctcctcctatcagcataactcctctgcctatcccgagcctc containing:
- the LOC104773454 gene encoding major pollen allergen Ole e 10-like, with the translated sequence MSSQLLTLLIILSAAVIYHIPVVTCIEPWCVALPATTPEQLEANIKFACEKVDCSPIQYGGYCYYPNTLLDHASFVMDIYYQSHGRTFSACDFNHSGYLIYSDPSQGTCIH
- the LOC104773455 gene encoding uncharacterized protein LOC104773455 isoform X1; the protein is MSLSVANKKEQVDGLIQEGSKDTNTESGADTTMQMANQQQTGEDSSALDFRAEGESGFDTVTNSTILDGLNKQTVVVNLVEPYLRLGLVVVSSVRRFVSFIMFNKRRNVLMS
- the LOC104773455 gene encoding uncharacterized protein LOC104773455 isoform X2 codes for the protein MSLSVANKKEQVDGLIQEGSKDTNTESGADTTMQMANQQQTGEDSSALDFRAEGESGFDTVTNSTILDGLNKQTVVVNLVEPYLRLGLVVVSSVRRGITIWR